Proteins from a genomic interval of Hornefia porci:
- a CDS encoding ParB/RepB/Spo0J family partition protein translates to MAKEKREEIQFPSLDELFSSQEEREDAKLKRIYEIPLTEIDPFPDHPYKVRDDEDMMNLVESVRINGIITPATVRKKEDGRYELLSGHRRKRACELAGLPTLRCDVVEMDRDEATVFMVESNFQRTTILPSEKAFAYKMRLEAMKRQGKRNDLTSRPVGEKLSIEKLGEEGTDSARQIHRYIRLTELIPELLEMVDEGNIALRPAVELSYIPKQIQEDIFNCIDMEQCTPTHSQAIRMRKMAGESKLTPESIEAVMLEEKPNQKERIVFRGDRIAKLFPRDLPLSKREDFVAAAMEHYNRFLQRKARDQER, encoded by the coding sequence GTGGCGAAAGAGAAAAGAGAAGAGATACAGTTTCCCTCACTCGATGAACTGTTTTCCTCTCAAGAAGAACGGGAGGACGCTAAACTCAAGCGGATCTACGAAATTCCGCTGACAGAGATCGATCCCTTTCCGGATCATCCATACAAAGTCAGGGATGATGAAGACATGATGAATCTGGTGGAAAGCGTTCGAATCAACGGGATCATTACTCCCGCTACGGTACGGAAAAAAGAAGACGGGCGGTATGAGCTTCTATCCGGACACAGGAGAAAAAGAGCCTGCGAGCTGGCCGGACTCCCTACTCTCCGATGCGACGTCGTAGAAATGGACCGGGATGAAGCCACAGTATTCATGGTGGAATCCAACTTTCAGAGAACAACGATTCTTCCAAGTGAGAAAGCATTCGCCTACAAGATGAGGCTGGAGGCGATGAAGCGACAGGGCAAAAGGAACGATTTAACTTCTCGCCCAGTGGGCGAGAAGTTGAGCATAGAAAAACTAGGTGAAGAAGGCACTGATAGTGCAAGACAAATTCACCGGTATATCCGCCTCACTGAACTAATCCCGGAGCTTCTGGAAATGGTGGATGAAGGAAACATCGCCCTCCGCCCGGCAGTTGAACTTTCATATATCCCGAAACAGATTCAGGAAGACATCTTCAACTGCATCGACATGGAGCAGTGCACTCCTACCCATTCTCAGGCGATCAGGATGAGAAAAATGGCCGGGGAAAGCAAACTGACTCCAGAATCCATTGAGGCAGTCATGCTGGAGGAAAAGCCCAACCAGAAGGAGCGCATCGTCTTCCGGGGAGACCGGATCGCGAAGCTTTTTCCAAGGGACCTGCCGCTGTCCAAAAGGGAGGATTTTGTTGCGGCAGCCATGGAACACTACAACCGATTCCTGCAGCGAAAAGCCAGGGATCAGGAGCGATAA
- a CDS encoding ParA family protein encodes MAKCEIIAICNQKGGVGKTTTALNLGVGLARAGKKVLLIDSDPQGDLTQSLGWNGDDLEKSLGRLMYLVTKDCKPIVEDTILHHEEGVDLIPSNLDLSSMEISLVNAMSREKVLDNLLQSVKKNYEYILIDCMPSLGMITINALTAADKVIIPVQAQYLPAKGMTQLMKSIDRVKAHTNPDLKIGGIVMTLVDNRTNLARDVISSIRTHYGMAIRIFDTQIPVAVKAAEAAKSGQSIFDYDGNGKVAKAYEALTKEVIRCGEREKRRDTVSLTR; translated from the coding sequence ATGGCAAAATGCGAAATCATTGCGATCTGCAATCAGAAAGGAGGCGTGGGGAAAACCACCACGGCGCTGAATCTGGGGGTGGGTCTTGCCAGGGCCGGAAAGAAGGTGCTGCTCATCGACTCGGATCCACAGGGTGACCTCACCCAGTCTCTGGGATGGAACGGGGATGATCTGGAGAAATCCCTGGGCAGGCTCATGTATCTGGTCACCAAAGACTGCAAACCCATCGTGGAAGATACGATCCTTCATCACGAGGAAGGCGTGGACCTGATCCCGTCCAATCTGGATCTTTCTTCTATGGAAATCAGTTTGGTGAACGCCATGAGCAGGGAAAAGGTGCTGGATAACCTTCTCCAATCGGTAAAGAAAAACTACGAATATATTCTGATCGATTGCATGCCGTCATTAGGCATGATCACCATCAATGCGCTGACCGCAGCGGACAAAGTGATCATCCCTGTGCAGGCCCAGTATCTTCCTGCCAAAGGAATGACGCAGCTGATGAAGAGCATCGACCGGGTCAAGGCCCACACCAATCCGGACCTGAAGATCGGCGGCATCGTCATGACGCTGGTGGATAACCGGACCAACCTGGCAAGAGATGTGATCAGTAGCATCCGGACCCATTACGGAATGGCAATCCGGATCTTCGATACCCAGATCCCGGTGGCGGTGAAGGCGGCAGAAGCAGCAAAATCCGGGCAGAGTATCTTTGACTATGATGGAAACGGAAAGGTGGCAAAGGCCTATGAAGCATTGACGAAGGAGGTGATCCGCTGTGGCGAAAGAGAAAAGAGAAGAGATACAGTTTCCCTCACTCGATGA
- the guaA gene encoding glutamine-hydrolyzing GMP synthase, protein MEKELVIVLDFGGQYNQLIARRVRECNVYCEVHSYTTPLSELLAKNPRGIILTGGPNSVYDMSSPHYDKALFEAGVPILGICYGAQLMAWSLGGKVATAPVSEYGKTDVDIDRSGRLFGDVSPRTVAWMSHTDYIAEPPEGFRITASTPVCPVAAMEDDSRKLYATQFHPEVTHSAEGMKVLSAFVLDACGCSGDWRMDDFVERTINEIREKVGSGRALCALSGGVDSSVAAVMMSKAIGKQLTCVFVDHGLLRKDEGASVDRVFGPEGPYDLNFVHVDARERFYKALAGVTEPEQKRKIIGEEFIRVFEEEARKIGAVDYLVQGTIYPDVIESGLGKSAVIKSHHNVGGLPDHVDFKEIIEPLRMLFKDEVRQAGLELGIPEELVFRQPFPGPGLGIRIIGEVTAEKVKIVQDADAIYREEIAAAGLDRQVSQYFAALTNMRSVGVMGDFRTYDYAIALRGVTTSDFMTAEAAQIPWEVLQKCMNRIVNEVDHVNRVFYDLTSKPPGTIEME, encoded by the coding sequence ATGGAAAAGGAACTGGTTATCGTACTGGATTTCGGCGGACAGTACAATCAGCTGATCGCAAGACGCGTGCGTGAATGTAATGTATACTGCGAGGTGCATTCCTACACGACGCCGCTTTCGGAGCTGCTGGCGAAGAATCCCCGAGGAATCATTCTGACGGGCGGTCCGAACAGTGTTTACGACATGAGTTCGCCGCACTACGACAAAGCCCTGTTCGAGGCGGGTGTGCCGATTCTGGGGATCTGTTACGGCGCACAGCTCATGGCCTGGAGCCTGGGCGGAAAGGTCGCCACAGCGCCGGTAAGTGAATACGGAAAAACTGATGTGGACATCGACCGGAGCGGCCGTCTGTTCGGCGATGTATCACCGCGGACAGTAGCCTGGATGAGCCACACGGATTATATCGCGGAACCGCCGGAAGGCTTCCGTATAACGGCGTCTACGCCGGTCTGTCCTGTGGCGGCGATGGAGGATGATTCACGCAAGCTGTATGCGACGCAGTTCCATCCTGAGGTCACGCATTCCGCAGAGGGCATGAAGGTCCTTTCCGCATTTGTTCTGGACGCCTGCGGCTGCAGCGGCGACTGGCGCATGGACGATTTCGTGGAACGGACGATCAATGAGATTCGCGAAAAGGTCGGCAGCGGACGGGCTCTGTGCGCACTGTCAGGCGGCGTGGATTCCTCTGTGGCGGCGGTCATGATGTCGAAGGCTATCGGAAAACAGCTGACCTGTGTCTTTGTGGATCACGGACTGCTCCGCAAGGACGAGGGCGCTTCCGTCGACCGTGTGTTCGGCCCGGAGGGACCCTACGACCTTAATTTTGTGCATGTCGATGCCCGTGAACGCTTCTACAAAGCCCTGGCCGGCGTGACGGAGCCGGAGCAGAAACGGAAGATCATCGGCGAAGAGTTCATCCGGGTCTTTGAAGAAGAAGCGCGCAAAATCGGCGCTGTGGATTACCTGGTACAGGGCACGATCTATCCGGATGTGATCGAGAGCGGACTCGGAAAATCCGCAGTCATCAAGTCTCACCACAACGTCGGCGGACTTCCGGACCACGTGGATTTCAAAGAAATCATTGAGCCCCTGCGCATGCTCTTCAAGGACGAGGTGCGGCAGGCCGGGCTGGAGCTGGGGATTCCGGAGGAGCTGGTGTTCCGTCAGCCTTTCCCGGGACCCGGGCTGGGAATCCGCATCATCGGCGAGGTCACAGCCGAAAAGGTTAAAATCGTGCAGGACGCGGATGCGATCTACCGGGAAGAAATCGCGGCGGCCGGACTGGACCGGCAGGTAAGCCAGTACTTCGCCGCTCTGACCAACATGCGGTCCGTCGGAGTCATGGGCGATTTCCGGACCTATGATTACGCTATCGCTCTCCGTGGCGTAACCACCTCCGATTTCATGACCGCCGAGGCTGCGCAGATTCCCTGGGAAGTCCTCCAGAAATGCATGAACCGCATCGTCAATGAAGTCGACCACGTCAACCGCGTATTCTACGACCTGACGAGCAAACCCCCGGGGACGATCGAGATGGAATAG
- a CDS encoding VaFE repeat-containing surface-anchored protein encodes MNRKTEFKQKFKQLLTIAFASMMVLGSALPAVTETASAFTGKVGSSYTVTDGGRITYGSGDGGYSNSRKCDLGDGLGSRYTYCVQPAKASPPTGKVTVDKVITDSDDKGKWNALRNIVFYSPSYPGYEKNISNIKGAYYTGNFTKDWAIAHLAMAYIYEGRPSDMATWGGTKASGLGDIWTKAKKLGDGLWNADSEKDEAIPGNFKVFISTMSGVQDMVVGYLEDIRGGFRLQKIDNDLDEPYAQGDASLEGAEFTAFNKSGHAVFLGEKKINQGEAAVTIRTDKNGLAKSAADALPYGDYLVKETKAPSGYQLNDKWSRAISIRKDGEIIDITSDPVRENVQRGGVQIVKRDKELKKSEALGGADLNGIEMTIKNVSGHDVLVRSDIGSPENKVDWKALSSKKDLIDSGKVKRVKSGEDMGKITVHWNEAKKAYTAETLPDDLPYGTYTIRETKTNKTYQRTDKSEHLFKIREDGKTVSYDDGQNEMALTFDNYVYRSDVQGTKIGDGDSRRFAFVPFKIIAASNGETHVVVTDKNGFFSTKDRRAAGDLDEEEGKDNARCQNPFDDLLNEKQISTESLKKRAEQIRCGVFFGTGQFGSKAAMITDAGALPYDTYTIEEMRCENNKGYVLQKFSFTVDEKTRTGTVDLETITDDLITIGTKAKAEKTGMNLSAAEKDVKLMDTVSYTNLVPGKEYVLKGKLMDQKTGKELLVNGKPVVSQKKFVPEKKDGTVDVEFVFSGAGLAGTSTVVFEDLYENDVNIASHADIHDEGQTIHFPEVKTHAEDRKTKDEVGETHKETTIVDKVNYRNLIPGKEYTVKGVLMDKETGKPVMVNGKKVTSEKKFTAHKADGTVEMNFTFDASSLKGRTTVVFEDLFYEGIRVASHGDLTDQDQTIWHPEIKTTAKDSKSGNHEASRGKKVSIVDTVSYHNLVVGKEYTVKGVLMDKGTGKPVRDGLSAVTSEKKFTAEKKDGTVEMQFTFDAEKLQGDDVVVFEDLIHNGITVTSHADLSDKDQTVHFPKKPDTPPENSAPPKTGDRTKLLGYIALMLVAGTTAAGIAYKKRQMHKLSEDQDDLKE; translated from the coding sequence TTGAACAGGAAAACAGAATTCAAACAGAAATTCAAGCAGCTGCTCACCATCGCCTTTGCTTCCATGATGGTGCTGGGGTCCGCCCTTCCTGCGGTGACGGAAACGGCCAGCGCATTCACCGGCAAGGTGGGAAGCAGCTACACGGTCACTGACGGAGGCAGGATCACCTACGGCTCCGGTGACGGAGGCTACAGCAATTCCAGGAAATGCGACCTGGGAGACGGGCTGGGAAGCAGATATACCTACTGCGTCCAGCCGGCCAAGGCATCGCCGCCCACCGGAAAGGTCACGGTAGATAAAGTAATCACCGATTCCGACGACAAAGGAAAATGGAATGCCCTCAGAAACATCGTGTTCTACTCCCCGTCCTACCCGGGATACGAGAAGAATATCAGCAACATCAAAGGCGCATACTACACCGGAAACTTCACCAAAGACTGGGCCATCGCTCATCTTGCCATGGCATATATTTACGAAGGAAGGCCCTCTGATATGGCGACCTGGGGCGGAACGAAAGCTTCCGGTCTGGGGGATATCTGGACAAAGGCAAAGAAACTGGGAGACGGACTCTGGAATGCGGATTCGGAAAAAGATGAGGCCATCCCGGGAAATTTCAAGGTGTTCATCAGCACCATGAGCGGCGTGCAGGACATGGTGGTGGGATACCTGGAGGATATCCGGGGCGGATTCCGCCTGCAGAAGATCGATAACGATCTGGATGAACCGTACGCACAGGGAGATGCATCGCTGGAAGGCGCGGAATTCACCGCATTTAACAAAAGCGGTCATGCCGTTTTCCTCGGAGAAAAGAAAATCAACCAGGGAGAAGCGGCAGTTACGATCAGGACGGACAAGAACGGACTTGCAAAGTCTGCTGCCGACGCCCTGCCCTATGGCGATTATCTGGTGAAAGAGACCAAAGCGCCTTCCGGATATCAGCTCAATGACAAGTGGTCCAGAGCCATCAGCATCCGGAAAGACGGAGAGATCATCGACATTACTTCAGATCCCGTGAGAGAAAACGTCCAGCGTGGCGGCGTTCAGATCGTAAAGCGGGATAAGGAGCTGAAGAAATCAGAGGCACTCGGCGGCGCTGATCTCAACGGGATCGAGATGACCATCAAAAACGTATCCGGTCACGATGTGCTGGTCCGCAGTGATATCGGAAGTCCGGAAAACAAAGTGGACTGGAAGGCCCTTTCCTCAAAGAAGGATCTGATTGATTCCGGAAAAGTCAAGCGTGTAAAGTCCGGTGAGGATATGGGAAAGATCACCGTCCACTGGAATGAAGCAAAAAAGGCCTACACGGCAGAGACCCTTCCGGATGATCTTCCATACGGAACCTACACCATCCGCGAGACGAAGACCAACAAGACCTATCAGAGGACGGACAAGAGCGAGCATCTGTTCAAGATCCGGGAAGACGGAAAAACCGTTTCCTACGACGACGGACAGAACGAAATGGCGCTGACCTTTGACAACTATGTCTACCGCAGCGACGTTCAGGGAACCAAGATTGGTGACGGCGATTCCAGAAGATTTGCCTTTGTCCCATTCAAAATCATTGCCGCATCAAACGGCGAGACCCATGTGGTGGTCACGGACAAAAACGGATTCTTCTCCACGAAGGACCGAAGAGCCGCTGGTGATCTGGACGAGGAAGAAGGGAAAGACAATGCCCGCTGCCAGAATCCGTTCGATGATCTTCTGAACGAGAAACAGATCTCTACCGAGTCTCTGAAAAAGAGAGCGGAGCAGATCCGATGCGGCGTGTTCTTCGGCACAGGACAGTTCGGGAGCAAAGCTGCCATGATCACCGACGCAGGGGCTCTGCCTTATGACACCTACACCATCGAAGAGATGCGCTGCGAGAACAACAAAGGATATGTTCTGCAGAAGTTCAGCTTCACCGTGGATGAGAAAACCCGCACAGGAACCGTGGACCTGGAGACCATCACAGATGATCTGATCACCATCGGAACCAAGGCGAAAGCAGAAAAGACCGGCATGAATCTTTCTGCCGCAGAGAAGGATGTGAAACTTATGGACACCGTCTCCTACACCAATCTGGTTCCCGGAAAGGAATATGTTCTGAAAGGAAAGCTCATGGACCAGAAGACCGGAAAGGAGCTTCTGGTGAACGGAAAGCCGGTGGTTTCCCAGAAGAAATTCGTGCCGGAGAAGAAGGACGGAACCGTGGATGTGGAGTTTGTCTTCAGCGGTGCGGGCCTTGCCGGAACCTCAACGGTGGTGTTCGAGGATCTCTATGAGAACGATGTGAACATCGCATCTCACGCAGACATTCATGATGAAGGCCAGACCATCCACTTCCCGGAGGTAAAGACCCATGCGGAGGACCGGAAGACAAAGGACGAAGTCGGGGAAACCCACAAGGAAACCACTATTGTGGACAAGGTAAACTACCGCAATCTGATTCCGGGAAAAGAATACACAGTAAAGGGCGTTTTGATGGACAAGGAGACCGGAAAACCGGTGATGGTGAATGGAAAGAAGGTCACTTCCGAGAAAAAGTTTACGGCACACAAGGCCGACGGAACGGTGGAAATGAATTTCACTTTCGATGCATCTTCCCTGAAGGGCAGGACCACTGTTGTGTTTGAGGATCTCTTCTATGAAGGAATCAGGGTCGCCTCTCACGGGGATCTCACCGATCAGGATCAGACGATCTGGCATCCGGAGATCAAAACAACGGCAAAGGACAGCAAGTCCGGAAATCATGAAGCTTCCCGGGGCAAGAAGGTCTCCATCGTGGATACCGTCAGCTATCACAACCTTGTTGTGGGAAAGGAATACACGGTAAAGGGTGTCCTGATGGACAAAGGAACAGGAAAGCCGGTCCGTGACGGACTTTCTGCCGTGACTTCCGAGAAGAAGTTTACCGCAGAGAAGAAAGACGGAACGGTCGAGATGCAGTTCACCTTTGACGCCGAAAAGCTTCAGGGAGACGATGTGGTCGTGTTCGAGGATCTGATCCATAACGGGATCACCGTTACCAGCCACGCAGACCTTTCCGACAAGGACCAGACCGTTCATTTCCCGAAGAAGCCAGATACTCCGCCGGAGAACTCTGCTCCGCCGAAGACCGGAGACAGGACAAAACTTCTGGGATATATCGCGCTGATGCTGGTAGCGGGTACCACCGCAGCAGGAATCGCATACAAGAAAAGACAAATGCATAAGCTTTCGGAGGACCAGGACGATCTGAAGGAATAG
- a CDS encoding D-alanyl-D-alanine carboxypeptidase family protein: MNITKKRKQKLLAAALALAVMLTPSDIFAAQSGADAADRAKSADGTASAVSTYESAAEKPEVSAEGAMVLCSGTNQILYAKNINESLDPLSTTKLMTVYLTMKAVDDGKITLDTVFTASKADTKVMESKLYLKKGEKMKVRYLIYATLLYSANDAAATLGSNLAGNKTKFAALMNKTAKALGCTGTKFVNANGLIEKGCHSTPRDMLLIARACFSYSFVQKVCQTKIYKIPPTNLYDDKITVTTTNPFYEKHKKVRRPYEKYNIIAGKTGTWDADNASLIEMAEHKGRYIYTVVMNDKLNKRYPDTVKLIEYARNVIDEQEALEQAEKQQTTSAKVTGAKGAIYSALGKTAMFRQALSRINRISAANTARISTAGYTSEDGVRLEWDGVSGAKGYDIYRSDGGTFKKIASAGADDEEAYTDAGVKKNHIYRYYIQAKRGNMLEFFLAK, encoded by the coding sequence ATGAATATCACGAAAAAGAGAAAACAGAAGCTTCTTGCGGCCGCACTGGCGCTGGCGGTCATGCTGACGCCGAGCGATATTTTTGCCGCGCAGAGCGGTGCAGACGCTGCAGATCGGGCGAAGAGCGCAGACGGAACCGCTTCCGCGGTCTCCACTTATGAATCCGCAGCCGAAAAGCCGGAGGTGTCCGCGGAAGGCGCGATGGTTCTCTGCAGCGGGACGAATCAGATTTTGTACGCCAAAAATATCAATGAAAGCCTCGATCCCCTGAGCACCACCAAGCTGATGACCGTCTATCTCACGATGAAGGCCGTCGACGACGGAAAAATCACACTTGACACTGTATTCACCGCCTCAAAGGCCGACACAAAGGTGATGGAGAGCAAGCTCTACCTGAAAAAGGGGGAGAAGATGAAGGTCCGGTACCTGATCTACGCCACGCTGCTCTATTCCGCCAACGACGCGGCGGCAACCCTGGGGAGCAATCTCGCAGGAAACAAAACGAAGTTCGCGGCGCTCATGAATAAGACGGCAAAGGCTCTTGGCTGCACCGGCACGAAATTTGTCAACGCCAACGGACTTATCGAGAAGGGGTGTCACTCTACGCCCCGCGATATGCTTCTGATCGCGAGAGCCTGCTTCAGCTATTCCTTTGTTCAGAAGGTGTGCCAGACGAAAATCTACAAGATCCCGCCCACCAATCTGTATGACGACAAGATTACCGTGACGACGACGAATCCCTTCTACGAAAAACACAAGAAGGTCCGCCGCCCTTATGAGAAATACAATATCATCGCCGGCAAGACCGGCACCTGGGACGCGGACAACGCCTCGCTGATCGAGATGGCTGAACATAAGGGCCGGTACATCTACACGGTCGTCATGAACGATAAACTGAACAAGCGTTATCCGGATACCGTCAAACTGATTGAATACGCCAGAAATGTCATCGATGAGCAGGAGGCACTCGAGCAGGCGGAGAAGCAGCAGACCACTTCCGCTAAGGTCACGGGTGCGAAGGGGGCGATTTATTCCGCACTCGGAAAAACGGCGATGTTCCGGCAGGCACTCAGCAGAATTAATCGGATTTCCGCGGCAAATACCGCCCGGATCAGCACTGCCGGCTATACATCGGAAGACGGCGTCCGTCTGGAATGGGACGGGGTCAGCGGAGCGAAGGGCTATGACATCTATCGCTCAGACGGCGGGACCTTTAAGAAGATCGCGTCCGCCGGAGCAGACGATGAGGAAGCCTATACCGACGCCGGAGTGAAGAAGAACCATATTTACCGCTATTACATTCAGGCAAAGCGTGGAAACATGCTGGAATTTTTCCTGGCGAAATAG
- a CDS encoding IMP dehydrogenase has product MAQFYKEPSRTFNEYLLVPGLTTKEMTVENVSLKTPIVKFRKGEEPPLSANIPLVSAVMQAVSDDNMAVALAKEGGISFIYNSQPVEEEAAMVKRAKTYKSGFVRSDSNLRPDQTMQDVVDLKKRSGHSTIAITEDGTAEGKMVGMVTSRDYRVSRMDPSTPISEFMTPFDKLITAPDGCTLSEANDILWDNKLNAVPVVDDNQRLTYFVFRKDYDAHKANKNELLDAHKSYIVGAGVNTRDYEERIPAVVDAGADVLCIDSSEGYSEWQSECLAWVRKKYGDEVKIGAGNVVDKEGFYYLAEAGADFVKIGIGGGSICITREQKGIGRGQATAVIEVAAARDEYFQRTGVYIPLCSDGGIVYDYHMTLALAMGADFLMMGRYFARFDESPTSKLNVNGSYVKEYWGEGSNRARNWQRYDLGGDPRMKFEEGVDSYVPYAGSLHDNVNLSMTKVKSTMCNVGATSIRDLQENAKITLVSATSIVEGGAHDVILRDTSQGGNR; this is encoded by the coding sequence ATGGCCCAGTTCTATAAGGAACCATCCAGAACGTTCAACGAGTATTTGCTGGTCCCCGGTTTGACAACGAAGGAAATGACCGTCGAGAATGTTTCACTGAAAACGCCCATCGTGAAATTCAGGAAAGGCGAGGAACCACCGCTCTCAGCGAACATTCCGCTGGTTTCAGCCGTTATGCAGGCAGTATCCGACGACAATATGGCAGTCGCGCTGGCGAAGGAGGGAGGAATCTCGTTTATCTACAACTCTCAGCCGGTGGAAGAGGAAGCCGCGATGGTGAAGAGGGCCAAGACATATAAATCCGGATTCGTCAGAAGTGACAGCAATCTCAGACCGGATCAGACGATGCAGGACGTGGTCGATCTCAAGAAGAGAAGCGGTCATTCCACCATCGCCATCACCGAGGACGGAACTGCAGAGGGGAAAATGGTCGGCATGGTCACCAGCCGCGACTACAGAGTCAGCAGAATGGATCCCTCTACGCCGATCAGCGAGTTCATGACACCCTTTGACAAGCTCATTACGGCGCCGGACGGATGCACCCTCAGCGAGGCGAACGACATCCTCTGGGACAACAAGCTGAACGCGGTGCCGGTGGTGGACGATAACCAGAGACTGACGTATTTTGTGTTCCGCAAGGACTACGACGCTCACAAAGCAAACAAGAATGAGCTTCTGGACGCTCATAAGAGTTACATCGTCGGCGCGGGCGTCAATACCCGGGACTACGAAGAACGGATTCCCGCGGTTGTGGACGCGGGCGCGGATGTTCTCTGCATCGATTCCTCAGAGGGATACAGCGAGTGGCAGAGCGAATGCCTTGCCTGGGTACGCAAGAAATACGGCGACGAGGTCAAGATCGGCGCAGGCAACGTGGTGGACAAAGAAGGCTTCTACTATCTTGCCGAGGCGGGCGCTGACTTTGTTAAAATCGGCATCGGCGGCGGCAGCATCTGCATCACACGGGAGCAGAAGGGCATCGGCCGCGGACAGGCAACTGCGGTCATTGAGGTTGCCGCGGCCCGGGACGAATATTTTCAGAGGACCGGCGTCTATATCCCCCTCTGCTCGGACGGGGGCATCGTCTATGACTACCATATGACGCTGGCTCTGGCCATGGGTGCAGACTTCCTGATGATGGGCCGGTATTTCGCCCGTTTCGACGAGTCACCCACCAGCAAGCTGAACGTCAACGGAAGCTACGTCAAAGAGTACTGGGGCGAAGGCTCCAACCGTGCCCGCAACTGGCAGCGCTACGATCTGGGAGGCGATCCCCGCATGAAGTTCGAGGAGGGCGTGGATTCCTATGTTCCCTACGCCGGCTCCCTGCACGACAATGTCAATCTCTCTATGACAAAGGTGAAGTCCACCATGTGCAACGTGGGGGCCACCAGCATCCGCGACCTGCAGGAGAACGCCAAGATCACACTGGTGTCCGCGACCTCGATTGTCGAAGGCGGCGCGCACGATGTGATTCTGAGAGACACCTCGCAGGGCGGAAACCGATAA
- a CDS encoding JAB domain-containing protein — protein MPKKNENEIKVVNVRLVKEPSLYSTKEVTSPEAVMEVVAGELKNYDREVFAILNLKTNGKPINLHICSVGTLDAAMINPREAFKAIILSNAASFICIHNHPSGNCEPSPADIAVTERMVRCGELMGIKMLDHIIIAAETGEQASFLRKGLLDGMRSRDDYTSEWER, from the coding sequence TTGCCGAAGAAGAATGAAAATGAGATCAAAGTCGTGAATGTCCGGCTGGTGAAAGAGCCTTCTCTCTATTCCACCAAAGAAGTCACGTCCCCGGAAGCTGTAATGGAAGTGGTGGCAGGCGAGCTGAAAAACTATGACCGGGAGGTATTTGCGATCCTGAATCTGAAGACGAACGGCAAGCCCATCAACCTTCATATCTGCAGCGTAGGCACCCTGGATGCAGCCATGATCAATCCGAGAGAGGCGTTCAAGGCCATCATTTTGTCCAATGCAGCATCCTTCATCTGTATTCACAATCACCCATCCGGAAACTGTGAACCGAGTCCGGCGGATATTGCCGTTACCGAGCGGATGGTCAGATGCGGGGAACTCATGGGCATCAAGATGCTGGATCATATCATCATCGCCGCAGAAACCGGAGAACAGGCCAGTTTTCTCAGAAAAGGACTTCTCGATGGAATGCGGTCAAGAGACGACTATACAAGCGAGTGGGAACGATAG